acaagatattttttttttctttctaaagcaACATCATGAAAGACTACTAAATTCACAAAATTAAGCTAAGCAATTATAGTAGTATCTGTTGGAAGACTAATGCAAAACTATAAAGGTATAACGTACTTTCaattcggtttttttttttcaatgtatAAAGCTTACCTAGAAAATAACATACCCTAGAAAATAAATACCAATGTATGtaacatatttttttctaatttatttcaatatcaacaagaataagaaaaaaatataaaagtattttgcatatatatactaatatacatCGCATACACCGAAGTCTGGAACAAAATTATGCttttgaaataatatatatgggggttggtattgtaaaacaaatattaaagtaaaacaaataggacaattgatacacgatgattttcatgatgcacggtgattatgagaaacctattgttttatttgttttactttatagGAATAAAACTGAAGAAGACAGTTAAAAGAAAATCGAATAGAAAACGTACTAGAGTTACGATTGGAGAAAACAAAGCAGGATCGTGGACACAAATATAGGTAGCAgcgatcaaatatatatatatgtggtctTATTATCTGATAGCGGTACATGGGCTTTcaagtttctttttttaaaagcgGTACATGGGCTTTTTAGTTAGTTTGGTTTTGGTATGTGTCAATATCTTTCAGtttataaaggttttttttacttttatttttaaaaataaaatagtccTCTTGGGGGTCAGTGAGTTTCTTGTAAGAAGTCATCACCGTCTTTGCCGAGAGCCTTGAGCATCAGACAGTGTCGTTTGTGTATGTTTTGGTAGGACTCGAATGATTTTGGTTCAGGATAGGTCGAAAAATCTACTAAACACACAAGTGACAAAATAGTATTTTGGCTAGGGCCGAAATTTACCTGCACTAGAAAATCAATAcactattattaatttttattgcTCAGCATCTAATTGGACATATGACCATTTTGGATACTTCTTGAGAACTCACAGAACATGTTCATACTTAATTGCTTTTGTTGGTGGCTTGGTACCACACTTTTTAATTCAAAGTCCTTCCCCTTGGAGTTTAATTGGTGCATTGTATGATATTCTTTTCCATTGTAGAAGCTAgatagattttcttttttttcttttttttggaaTTTCCATGTCAAATTAGTTTTGGATATCCTTTTACTACCATTGTTTCTTCTTCGATGTCCACACTAGTAAAGGCATAAAACCTACTGTACATGAGAACCTGAAACCTTTTTAAagctttttaaatatttcttcATTATCGGGTAAATTTTGTTTCAGTCATGCTTTCGTCTCAATGAAATTCATTGTAACAAATTTGTAATGGAAATTACTCAGGACACAACTAAAACAAGTTGTACTATATGTAACCAATAGATAGCTATAGATTGTTTGATGTAAATAACTCATGCAAGTAAATAAAACTTATGCCCTGCAACAAGTGAAATAGCCCAGGATACACGACTGCAGAATGTAAGTCGTCTTATCTTACATTGTAAACAAAACACTGACAGCGTATGAAAGGAAGAAAAACAGACAAACATATATTCCTAACTCGACAGACCAAAAGTTCAAATTTCCAATTAAGGCATGCAAAGCAACCTCGACAGCAATATATCTCAAGGCAATTTTACTTGTCACGCgttaaatttaactttcaatcaAATATCAATTACCACCTAAACAAAAGACAATAGTAAAAGACAACCCAAATCCAAGCTGACATAAATGTTCAGCACCAAAGTTAGCTCCGCCATATTCGTACAAACTTGAACTACATAAAACATCATCTTCGGCAATCCAGCAAGTACCGCCAAAACCATTGTAGTTCCTTAGATTGGCTTGATCTTGAAGTGAAGCGAGATCAGCGAGAACACAAAACACTTCAAATCCTGCATATTTTAACTTGGATCAGCAAAAAAGTGAAGACAAACCAAATGGATCAAACAACTTGCataaaaatgtactttcttCTCGTAGTATAACtttagggaagtgatatttgtaccatttCTTTAAATTGATGTACCACAACTGTGCATTACTGGTTTGTACGGTCAGCTATACAATTTGTATATGTGGTACTTCCATCAAAAATGATGGTACGAATGTCAGTTCCCATAACTTCAGGGGGAAAAAAATACATTGGCAGCCGATTTTTAGCCAGTAGAAAAGCAATGTAATTAGAATGTAAGCAGCTAAACACTTGCTATTGAAATCAGACAATATCTTATCGAGACTTTTACTGTGCATGTTTAGCTCGCAAAGCTACTTAcccaaaaatattatcattcaTAACTCGCATTTGTTTGTGAAGCAGATAAAATGTATCAACAACTACCATAAAATTATCATAAGCGTCTTCCTAGCCATCTTTCTAAGGTTTAACATCTTAATTGGCTCCTAAAAGGATTAAGTTAGAATGGTCggcaatacaaaaaaaaaaatgaaccatACAGTAGCTTATGAGGACATGCCTCACATAGTCACATATACAATTAAATTTAATCAGATGAAGGTATCTCACACCacatgaaatgaaaagaaaaagaaagagtaCCCTGCTGTCAGATTTCTACATGGTCAAAAATAATGTCTAAGAACATTTGCAAACAGAACAAGAGATGAGATGTTGAATGACAAAAAATCAAATGTAGTAGACAAAGGCATACTCCAGCAACATGAGAGGACATGGAATGTTGGGTGACTAAGAAGCGTTTCATTCCAGTTACTGTTGTCACAAATGTAGTAGACAGAATGACAACAGCATCCACTGTGTTTCTATAACATAAAGCACGCCATAACTTGCTTTATatcttttagttataaaaaaactCAGATGTAAGATAGATGACTGCTCTATTGGGTGGTCAAATCTATGTTCGATCACTACTAGTCTCTCCCTATGTGTATTTATGACACAGAAAGATAACATATAGGTTTCATAATCTTATAGATATCTATCAAATCAGAATGAGAAATGATCAAGAGATGAAAACCAAGATGCGGTATGATAACTCAGACTGATAGCAACTACGGAGATCTGTTGCAAACCTGAACAAGGTAATAGAAGATTCTAAGGCCTTCAGGGTCTTTACTGGTCTGCACATCCATGAGTGAACCAATCTTTGAAGTAGTAAAAGAAATGTGCTCATTTCCCATCACAATCTCGAGCTCTTGTCGTCCCACACGATCAGGCTCTGGCCAGTTGTTATCATCTTCCTTCATAATCTACAATACAaagtacaaacatatataaataacattcatGTTGCATCAGGCCCCAGAAATTCaagtaatataaaaatatatcgtAGCAGCGAAAACCTTAACAAGATCAACAGAGTTAAATGGACATAATAAAAGTCCTAGCTCAAACTGTAAGCTTTAACCAAAAGAAATCTAAAAGTGCAAGACCTGATATTAACCAAGTTCAAAATATTACTTCAGATCAGagtaaaaaaataacattttagtttttacaaATGTATGCCTGTTACTGCTTCAAacgaagatattttaaaaacaagAGTAAATGTAAGTATTGACTTGATCCGCATAATATAACAAATTGGAcagtttttgatttattatgaCACATTATCGGATAATAGCTTTCAGTATATTCCAAGGTCATGCTATCGTGGACTAAAAAGTAAAGACCAAGTAAAAATAGTGTTATATTCTGAACGATAACAGCAACAGAAAATGTTACGCCAGTAGGTGAAAACCACTGTTGAGATTAGTAATGATGTTCCcaaaacaatattaataaaatgattAGGTCACACTTAGACACGTGAAACCCCTCATGGACATACCAGTCGTTAAACTCATATTTATCTGGATCCAGCTTCAACAATCAACCCCAGCAGTGCAACATTTCGAAACAAGAAAACGATTTTCAATTCCCTTAAGTCCTTAACTCATATGCTATACTATTAAATAAGTGAAAGTATTTAATATCCTAAATCTCTGACTGTTGACAAAATGCCCAACACTTGCAAGATATATCAAGAATACCGAAACCTAGCCAAAGATAATCAGCCCGAAAAATTTCCACATAAAAATCCTAACTTTTTAATCATAACCTAATTTCCAAACAGAAAAACGAAATCCAcagtattaaatatttaaatgaaaATCTGGAACACTAAACCCTAGAAGCTGATATAAactctaaaaataataattaaataattatgtaCTGCAGCAACAATTTTTTctcaaatcatatatatacataaatacatacatattgtAAATCTGAAGTGTAGGAGCTAACAAAACCCTAACAAGctcaaatcaaaatttaaaaatacaaatatatatatatatatacaaacctcGGAATCGGAGACGATGCGGCGGCATTCTTTGAGAACAGAAGGAGTGAGGAAAACCTCTTTACGGATCATAGTATCGTTTTTGTAGTTTGAGTTATTGGCGTAACGCAGCTTTCCGTCAGGCCTGAACTCGAATTCCAAAAACTCGTGACCGAACTTACCTTTGTGTCCTACATAGTACCGCAGGTAAAACTCTCCGGCCGCCGCACCGCCGTTCGTCTCTTCTTCCGCCatctctttgtttttttttattttttggagaAAAAGGGGGATGGATAGAAATTTTTGTATCGTATTGAACCGGGTTATAAATGTAGATTTTGTAAGCCCGCGGTCTAGATTTTAACGGCCCATACGTTTTGGGTCATTTTTCTCACTCGTACCAAAATAAGGTTTTGTGCTTTTGTTTGTATAGATATAAACACAAAGGAAActaaaatgtaaaaaagaaaaatgatgattTCACCTAAATATTAGCTTAAAAGTCTTTTTAAACTCACATAAATGTGACAAATTAGATCTCATTAAATCTTTTTTCCAAatcttatttttcaatttttaagcTTTTAATTTAATAGGATTTGTCATTACccaaatgaaaaatataaatactcGTTTTAAGCGactgtttttatacatcttcttgtatttttttttttttttttgtttatggcaTTCGAACAAGTAAGAAACAAGTTTGCCATTATTTGAGTATTTGTTCATAGTTAAGGATTAAACAATTGATAATTAACAAACTCCATTGTCATAGGTATAACCTAATgttgtacatatatttttatccaATTATGTTAATACAATCGGGTCGACACATGATAACTCATAGGTTAAGTGAAATTGCTACATTGGTAAAATACTATATGAACATGACTAAGGTAAGTGAACCAGTCAATATGAGGTTAACCCATTAAAATAGAGATTTTTGTCTCTTGAAATGTATGTCCAAAAATCAATATCTGGCAAGACGTATTTAGCATCATTTATAAGTTTGTAGGTGTCGTATGAAACTTATCCGTAAAGAAGATGTTAAGTGAGCCATAATTACGAGCTGTGCACTCCCATTTTTTGGACTATTCGGCTTAAAGAACATAAATTCATAATAAGGGGAATACGATGATAAATTATAGTCAAGGTATGAAATTTGTTGTCACTGAAGATATTTCCTTATATTGTAGTTCAACCAACtgctttatgtttaaaaaaaaaaataccagaCTGTTTTACCTAGTAGTAGTACATAAACTCTCACAAAATCACAATAATTAAATTCATTGAATTGTCAAATATTAAAACATAGTTACAAGATTTGTGCATTAAAAAATCGAGACCAAAACACCCAAAATCCCCAAAGCTCCCATCAAAACGGAATCCAATCCAACACGAACAAATACACCACCACTCTCTACCACGGTCGAAGGAGTATTCTTCTTGGAGCCACCACTATCCGACTTGGGTACATCACTAAGAGGTGCTTGCGCCACTGCCGATTGATTTCTTTCCACGATCACATCAAGTTTCATCCCGGAATAGCAATACAACCTATTACCACAAAAGAAATACCTTTCTCCAGGAGTCGTAAGAGGAATAGACGTGTTCCCATCACTAAAACAATTAATAACTTTCGTTGTATTACATGTTCGATAACTCTCTTGCCCCACCTCACACACACTGTCTGTGGACGCGTACTGAAACACTGAAAAcgatataaacaaaaatttttaaacaccacaacatatacatatatgaaaataatacaaagtacataaataattaattgttaCCCAAAACGTCACCAACGATGAATTTCTTCCCTTGCTCCCAAGTGTCGAGATTCGTACTAATGTCCCAACCAGAGTTGTCCCCGACTATATATGTGTTAGCATTGGATGTTATTACAAATCCAAAGACTATTATTAGACAAAAAACCACAAATGCAAGTTGTTTCCCCATGTCTTTTAAGTCTATGTGATCTTTGGGGTTCTTggtttatatatagttaaggTAGGTTGCTTAATATTTGAAAAGTGTAGATAACCTAATTAACCACTATATAACTAACTAAAAATTAAATCCcattaaaaaatttagataattatttaaatataagttttacCTTCAAATTGCACGAGTTTTATATTTTACCTCATCAAGAAATTATTGTTTCCCATTTCGTTATGATATGCTTGTCATGTCAATAAAATaaccttctttttttctttctttcttttttttttttttaattttgcaatcaattaaatttatattggTAATTCATTTCTGATATATTTCAACCATATAATTTAATAACTATgtaaaaaaaggaaataatatTCAAGGAACATTTTAAAGAttattttttatcaaacaacttataaatttttttaataaaatttaactttgGCTAGTCTTTTACGAACTTTGAACTTAGGTGGAAGCTTATTTGGAAGGGGGTATGGTGGGACcaatcatatatgattcatgACAGCATCGGGGTCGGCGTCCAACACCCATACCAGGTACTTTTACCACGATCTTTAGGTATTGGTGATGATCATTACGATTTCGGTAAGTTTGATTGTTTAAACTATGATGATGTACGGTACAAATGTATAATAAATCAAAAGCCTAGCTTGGTCAACACTTGTATCATTGTATGTGGGTTGATGAACCATATGTAGAAAATAATGAAGTTACTTGggaattatataaaataatttgtttGGTGGTTGGAGGCATGATAATGTTGTTGCATGGCAGTTGAACACCCGACTTTGTTTTCTTCTATTTTGTgt
The Erigeron canadensis isolate Cc75 chromosome 2, C_canadensis_v1, whole genome shotgun sequence DNA segment above includes these coding regions:
- the LOC122588712 gene encoding protein mago nashi homolog encodes the protein MAEEETNGGAAAGEFYLRYYVGHKGKFGHEFLEFEFRPDGKLRYANNSNYKNDTMIRKEVFLTPSVLKECRRIVSDSEIMKEDDNNWPEPDRVGRQELEIVMGNEHISFTTSKIGSLMDVQTSKDPEGLRIFYYLVQDLKCFVFSLISLHFKIKPI
- the LOC122588010 gene encoding mavicyanin-like, with product MGKQLAFVVFCLIIVFGFVITSNANTYIVGDNSGWDISTNLDTWEQGKKFIVGDVLVFQYASTDSVCEVGQESYRTCNTTKVINCFSDGNTSIPLTTPGERYFFCGNRLYCYSGMKLDVIVERNQSAVAQAPLSDVPKSDSGGSKKNTPSTVVESGGVFVRVGLDSVLMGALGILGVLVSIF